The following proteins are encoded in a genomic region of Actinomadura sp. NAK00032:
- the valS gene encoding valine--tRNA ligase yields the protein MTEQPRTPHVPPKPSLDGLEDKWVRVWEDEGVYRFDRTRPRGEVYSIDTPPPTVSGSLHVGHVFSYTHTDTVARFHRMRGRAVFYPMGWDDNGLPTERRVQNHFGVRCDPSLPYDPDFAPPAKPDPKRQQPVSRRNFIELCERLTEVDEKAFEEMWRQVGLSVDWNHLYTTIGDVSRTASQRAFLRNLARGEAYVSEAPTLWDVTFRTAVAQAELEDREHPGAFYRIRFHGDERPVYIETTRPELLPACVALVAHPDDERYRELFGTTVRTPLFGVEVPVLAHRLAEPDKGSGIAMICTFGDVTDVTWWRELALPTRAIVDWDGRLAADPPAGVAAEPYAELAGKTVFSAKERVAEMLRDSGDLDGEPRKISRPVKFYEKGSKPLEIVTTRQWYIRNGGRDEGVRAELLARGRELAWHPGYMRARYENWVEGLNGDWLISRQRFFGVPIPVWYPLDAAGEPRYDAPIVPAEDALPVDPSSDVPPGYTAGQRGEPGGFIGDPDVMDTWATSSLTPQIAGGWERDADLFGRVFPYDLRPQAHDIIRTWLFSTVVRAHLEHGSLPWTGTALSGWILDPDRKKMSKSKGNVVTPIDLLREYGSDAVRYWAASGRPGTDTAFDTGQIKVGRRLAIKILNASKFVLGLGEVEAGASVTEPLDRAMLAALSGVVQDATDAFEGYDYTRALERTERFFWEFCDDYLELVKARAYGDGPAAQSARAALRTALSVLLRLFAPVLPFVTEEVWSWWRHGSVHAAAWPAAAELPAGGDPAVLAATGAALRQVRKAKSEAKASMRADVSRAVVRGAEVAHIARPDLAAAGRIADLTLEAAPAELTVDVELAPAAT from the coding sequence ATGACAGAGCAGCCGCGTACTCCGCACGTCCCGCCGAAGCCCTCCCTGGACGGACTCGAGGACAAATGGGTACGCGTCTGGGAGGACGAGGGCGTCTACCGCTTCGACCGCACCCGGCCGCGCGGCGAGGTCTACTCGATCGACACCCCGCCGCCCACCGTGAGCGGTTCCCTCCACGTCGGCCACGTCTTCTCCTACACCCACACCGACACCGTCGCGCGGTTCCACCGCATGCGCGGTCGGGCGGTCTTCTACCCGATGGGCTGGGACGATAACGGCCTGCCGACCGAGCGCCGGGTGCAGAACCATTTCGGCGTCCGGTGCGATCCGTCGCTTCCCTACGACCCCGATTTCGCGCCGCCGGCCAAGCCCGACCCCAAACGCCAGCAGCCGGTCTCGCGGCGCAACTTCATCGAGCTGTGCGAACGGCTCACCGAGGTCGACGAGAAGGCGTTCGAGGAGATGTGGCGCCAGGTCGGCCTGTCGGTCGACTGGAACCACCTCTACACCACCATCGGGGACGTGTCCCGCACGGCGTCGCAGCGCGCGTTCCTGCGCAACCTGGCGCGCGGCGAGGCCTACGTCTCCGAGGCGCCGACGCTGTGGGACGTGACGTTCCGCACGGCCGTCGCGCAGGCCGAGCTGGAGGACCGCGAGCACCCCGGCGCGTTCTACCGGATCCGGTTCCACGGCGACGAGCGCCCGGTCTACATCGAGACGACGCGGCCGGAACTGCTGCCCGCGTGCGTCGCGCTGGTCGCGCACCCCGACGACGAGCGTTACCGGGAGCTGTTCGGCACGACCGTCCGCACGCCGCTGTTCGGCGTCGAGGTCCCGGTCCTGGCGCATCGCCTCGCCGAGCCCGACAAGGGCTCCGGCATCGCGATGATCTGCACGTTCGGCGACGTCACGGACGTCACCTGGTGGCGCGAGCTCGCCCTGCCGACCCGCGCGATCGTCGACTGGGACGGCCGTCTGGCCGCCGACCCGCCCGCGGGCGTCGCCGCGGAGCCGTACGCGGAGCTGGCCGGCAAGACGGTCTTCTCGGCGAAGGAGCGTGTCGCCGAGATGCTCCGCGACTCCGGCGATCTCGACGGCGAGCCGCGCAAGATCAGCCGTCCGGTGAAGTTCTACGAGAAGGGCAGCAAGCCCCTGGAGATCGTCACCACCCGGCAGTGGTACATCCGCAACGGCGGCCGCGACGAGGGCGTCCGCGCGGAGCTGCTGGCGCGCGGGCGCGAGCTGGCGTGGCACCCCGGCTACATGCGGGCCCGCTACGAGAACTGGGTCGAGGGCCTGAACGGCGACTGGCTGATCTCCCGGCAGCGGTTCTTCGGCGTGCCGATCCCCGTCTGGTACCCGCTGGACGCCGCCGGCGAGCCGCGCTACGACGCGCCGATCGTCCCCGCCGAGGACGCGCTGCCCGTCGACCCGTCCTCGGACGTCCCGCCGGGCTACACCGCCGGGCAGCGCGGCGAGCCGGGCGGCTTCATCGGCGACCCCGACGTGATGGACACCTGGGCGACGTCGTCGCTGACCCCGCAGATCGCGGGCGGCTGGGAGCGCGACGCCGACCTGTTCGGCCGCGTCTTCCCCTACGACCTGCGGCCGCAGGCGCACGACATCATCCGGACGTGGCTGTTCTCCACGGTCGTCCGCGCGCACCTGGAGCACGGCTCGCTGCCGTGGACGGGCACCGCGCTGTCGGGGTGGATCCTCGACCCCGACCGCAAGAAGATGTCGAAGTCCAAGGGCAACGTCGTCACCCCGATCGACCTGCTGCGCGAGTACGGCTCCGACGCCGTCCGCTACTGGGCGGCGAGCGGGCGGCCCGGCACCGACACCGCGTTCGACACCGGCCAGATCAAGGTCGGCCGGCGCCTCGCCATCAAGATCCTCAACGCGTCGAAGTTCGTGCTGGGCCTGGGCGAGGTCGAGGCGGGCGCCTCCGTCACCGAGCCGCTCGACCGGGCGATGCTGGCGGCGCTGTCCGGCGTCGTCCAGGACGCGACCGATGCGTTCGAGGGCTACGACTACACGCGGGCGCTGGAGCGCACCGAGCGGTTCTTCTGGGAGTTCTGCGACGACTACCTGGAGCTGGTGAAGGCCCGCGCGTACGGCGACGGCCCGGCGGCGCAGTCGGCGCGGGCGGCGCTGCGCACGGCCCTGTCGGTGCTGCTGCGGCTGTTCGCGCCCGTCCTGCCGTTCGTGACCGAGGAGGTCTGGTCGTGGTGGCGGCACGGATCGGTGCACGCGGCGGCCTGGCCGGCGGCCGCCGAGCTGCCGGCGGGCGGCGACCCGGCCGTCCTCGCCGCGACGGGCGCGGCGCTCCGCCAGGTCCGCAAGGCCAAGTCCGAGGCGAAGGCGTCGATGCGCGCCGACGTGTCGCGCGCCGTCGTCCGGGGCGCGGAGGTGGCGCACATCGCCCGGCCGGACCTCGCGGCGGCGGGGCGGATCGCCGACCTGACGCTGGAGGCCGCCCCGGCCGAGCTGACCGTCGACGTCGAACTCGCCCCCGCCGCCACCTAG
- a CDS encoding DUF4235 domain-containing protein, whose protein sequence is MADKGDIGWRVMAGAAAFAGGFVAKKTITMIWKKSTGKEPPTNPESPDVDLMEAVGWAVVMGVGMELARLLATRAVAHQYAKGTGELPAHLKVDA, encoded by the coding sequence ATGGCGGATAAGGGCGATATCGGGTGGCGGGTGATGGCCGGTGCCGCGGCGTTCGCGGGCGGGTTCGTCGCGAAGAAGACCATCACGATGATCTGGAAGAAGAGCACCGGCAAGGAGCCGCCGACCAATCCCGAGTCCCCGGACGTCGACCTGATGGAGGCCGTCGGCTGGGCCGTGGTGATGGGCGTCGGCATGGAGCTGGCCCGCCTGCTCGCCACCCGCGCCGTGGCGCACCAGTACGCCAAGGGCACCGGTGAGCTGCCGGCCCATCTGAAGGTCGACGCCTGA